Proteins encoded within one genomic window of Nitrospira sp.:
- the gspG gene encoding type II secretion system protein GspG produces MWRSTQGASSLHPAPSTQHSSRRRFYEEQAFTFIEIMVVVAILAILAALVVPRIMGRTDDAKRTAAKVQIRNIEGALQLYKLDNGVYPSTEQGLKSLVEKPAVGVIPKKWKLGGYLPKLPEDPWSNPYKYLSPVQRGEYKVEYEITSLGTDGEVGGEGVNADITNWNLDKD; encoded by the coding sequence ATGTGGAGAAGCACGCAGGGGGCTTCCAGTCTTCACCCAGCACCCAGCACCCAGCACTCGTCACGCCGTCGTTTTTACGAGGAGCAGGCCTTCACCTTCATCGAGATCATGGTCGTCGTGGCCATCCTGGCCATTCTCGCAGCCCTGGTCGTCCCACGCATCATGGGCAGAACAGATGACGCCAAGCGCACGGCGGCTAAGGTCCAGATTCGTAATATCGAGGGAGCGCTGCAACTCTATAAACTGGATAACGGTGTCTATCCCTCCACCGAACAGGGCCTCAAGTCGCTCGTTGAAAAGCCCGCCGTCGGAGTGATCCCGAAGAAATGGAAGCTCGGAGGATATCTGCCCAAGCTGCCGGAAGATCCCTGGAGCAATCCCTATAAATATCTCAGCCCGGTCCAACGAGGAGAGTACAAAGTGGAGTACGAAATCACCTCCCTTGGAACGGACGGCGAGGTCGGTGGCGAGGGCGTGAACGCCGACATCACCAATTGGAACCTCGACAAAGATTAG
- a CDS encoding response regulator yields the protein MPLTSVEQTAQMVPQTVLVVDDEPTARLALAARLKRLGYRVIQAGDGKAGLEALRRERPSLTILDWMMPEMDGPTFCEQVRQDPELLTSQILMMTSHDQPEQIAEGLARGADDFLSKAASKYEITARVQAGMRAATLVRRLRDATEEIRQKQEALEQELQSAARYVESLLPPPGAILPGVQMVHAYRPSLALGGDLFNIVPWSDDFLGLYLLDASGHGVSPALRSSSFATFLRRDSLLRHVGSNDPGAILTEANKQFPLSETGHYFTIVFASLDLRCHTLSYATAGHGGALLHRRSGEVCWMAQPNLPLGFDPSTSYVTTTLPIGPGDRLYLLSDGLYEFPAANGELWGQARLETTIHALGRQPLETVITEMIAAAVRWQGHEQFPDDVALMGVEVGI from the coding sequence ATGCCGTTAACGTCGGTTGAACAGACAGCTCAGATGGTGCCGCAAACCGTGCTAGTCGTGGATGATGAGCCCACGGCACGGCTGGCTTTGGCGGCTCGACTGAAACGGCTCGGCTATCGGGTGATCCAAGCCGGTGACGGGAAAGCCGGGTTGGAGGCGCTTCGGCGTGAACGGCCCAGTCTCACCATCCTGGATTGGATGATGCCGGAAATGGACGGGCCGACTTTCTGCGAACAGGTTCGGCAAGATCCTGAACTCCTGACGAGTCAGATCTTGATGATGACGAGTCACGATCAGCCGGAGCAGATCGCTGAAGGCTTGGCTCGCGGCGCCGATGACTTTCTGAGTAAGGCCGCCAGTAAGTATGAAATTACGGCCCGCGTGCAGGCCGGAATGCGTGCGGCGACGTTGGTCAGACGGTTGAGGGATGCCACCGAGGAGATTCGCCAGAAGCAGGAGGCGCTCGAACAGGAGTTGCAGTCTGCTGCGCGTTATGTGGAGTCGCTGCTTCCTCCCCCGGGGGCCATCTTGCCGGGCGTGCAGATGGTCCATGCCTATCGGCCCTCTCTCGCCTTAGGCGGCGACCTCTTCAACATCGTTCCGTGGAGCGATGATTTCTTGGGGCTGTATCTGCTGGATGCGTCGGGCCATGGTGTGTCACCGGCGTTGCGATCCTCATCATTTGCCACCTTTCTTCGAAGAGACAGTTTGCTCCGTCATGTCGGCTCGAATGACCCTGGAGCCATTCTGACGGAAGCCAATAAGCAATTCCCACTCTCGGAAACTGGACACTATTTCACGATCGTCTTCGCGAGTCTTGATCTCCGATGCCATACCCTCTCCTATGCAACAGCCGGGCACGGCGGAGCGTTGCTTCACCGCCGGTCCGGTGAAGTCTGTTGGATGGCTCAACCGAATTTGCCGCTTGGGTTTGATCCTTCAACAAGCTATGTCACCACGACCCTTCCTATTGGACCGGGCGACCGGTTGTACCTGCTCAGCGACGGACTGTACGAATTCCCTGCAGCGAACGGGGAGTTGTGGGGACAGGCTCGGTTGGAAACGACGATTCACGCACTGGGTCGGCAACCCTTAGAGACTGTCATCACGGAGATGATCGCAGCGGCGGTGCGCTGGCAGGGGCATGAACAATTTCCTGATGATGTGGCCTTGATGGGTGTCGAGGTTGGCATCTGA
- a CDS encoding Hpt domain-containing protein → MSQDCVFSFDEALARVDDDRETFQMMMELFLEHGPKDLADTHSALDAGDALAVARSSHKLKGAILLFCAPAALHACKELEESAKAGNLAKGRQLYATLEQEVQRLLAALRLVYDKGIAA, encoded by the coding sequence GTGAGTCAGGATTGTGTCTTCAGCTTCGATGAAGCCCTCGCTCGTGTCGATGATGACCGAGAGACGTTCCAGATGATGATGGAATTGTTTCTGGAGCATGGTCCGAAGGACTTGGCGGATACGCACTCGGCTTTGGATGCCGGGGATGCGCTCGCTGTGGCCCGATCAAGTCACAAGTTGAAGGGAGCGATCTTACTGTTTTGTGCCCCGGCGGCCCTTCACGCGTGTAAAGAATTGGAAGAGTCCGCGAAAGCGGGAAATCTCGCGAAGGGCAGGCAGCTGTATGCCACGTTAGAGCAAGAAGTTCAACGGCTTCTCGCTGCGCTCCGTCTGGTGTACGACAAAGGAATAGCCGCATGA
- a CDS encoding prepilin-type N-terminal cleavage/methylation domain-containing protein: MSLPAVPRSKSDAGFTLVEVLVAVALLGMIGAMVFGSLVMTTRSVEAGRDHVAKEQTIRRILRLMAEEIALSKRTPQYPWVGTNGTQDGQPADILAILAMSQELSTSTVKESETVRVVYTRERDRLIRFVRRNLYTLTDTNESLSQMELADRVHAFNIRYYDDQNRIWIDEWPAVSKIPKALLIEVTFQYPDADPWTVREWVTIGAS, translated from the coding sequence ATGTCTTTGCCAGCCGTTCCACGTTCTAAATCCGACGCTGGCTTTACGCTCGTCGAGGTCTTGGTGGCCGTAGCCTTGCTGGGCATGATCGGTGCCATGGTCTTTGGGTCGCTCGTCATGACGACGAGATCCGTGGAGGCCGGACGAGACCATGTGGCGAAGGAACAAACAATCAGACGAATATTGCGTCTCATGGCCGAAGAAATTGCGCTCAGCAAACGCACTCCCCAGTACCCGTGGGTGGGAACGAACGGGACACAGGACGGACAACCGGCCGACATCCTCGCCATCCTCGCCATGAGTCAGGAATTGAGCACGTCGACCGTCAAGGAAAGCGAGACAGTTCGCGTGGTGTACACACGTGAACGCGATCGGCTCATTCGGTTCGTTCGTCGGAATCTCTATACGCTGACCGATACCAATGAGTCGTTGAGCCAGATGGAATTGGCCGACCGTGTCCACGCGTTCAATATTCGCTATTACGACGACCAGAACCGGATCTGGATTGACGAATGGCCGGCGGTCTCAAAAATCCCCAAGGCCCTGTTGATCGAAGTGACGTTTCAATACCCCGATGCCGATCCATGGACGGTGCGGGAATGGGTGACGATCGGCGCATCATGA
- a CDS encoding chemotaxis response regulator protein-glutamate methylesterase, with protein sequence MPKIRVLTVDDSALMRQVLATLLAKDPDIEVVGSAPDPFIAREKIKALNPDVLTLDVEMPKMDGITFLEKLMRGHPMPVVMVSSLTEAGCQTTMRALELGAVDFITKPKLDLREGMEEVAQDLIAKVKAAAAARVRPVHVKPISSSEPATVRFANNASRTSMIKTTDTIIAIGSSTGGTEAVKNLLEMLPPDTPPILITQHMPERFTKTWADRMNSLCRISVKEAEDGDSVLPGHALVAPGGYHMTLERSGARYTVRINQDPPVNRHRPSVDVTFASVARCAGANAVGVILTGMGGDGAKELLTMKQAGAFTIAQDEASCVVFGMPKEAIKAGAVDKVLPLSEIAGAILAHVSR encoded by the coding sequence ATGCCAAAAATTCGAGTACTGACCGTGGATGATTCGGCCCTGATGCGGCAAGTGCTCGCGACCTTACTTGCTAAAGATCCGGACATTGAGGTGGTTGGATCGGCTCCGGATCCATTCATCGCTCGGGAGAAAATCAAAGCCCTGAATCCCGACGTGCTTACGCTTGACGTCGAAATGCCAAAAATGGATGGGATCACGTTTCTTGAGAAACTGATGCGCGGGCATCCGATGCCGGTCGTGATGGTGAGCTCTCTGACGGAAGCCGGGTGCCAGACGACTATGCGGGCCTTGGAGCTCGGCGCGGTTGACTTCATTACGAAGCCGAAGCTCGATCTTCGTGAAGGGATGGAGGAGGTCGCGCAGGATTTGATCGCCAAGGTCAAAGCCGCTGCGGCGGCACGGGTGCGGCCAGTACACGTGAAGCCTATCTCGTCTTCGGAGCCGGCCACTGTTCGCTTCGCGAACAACGCGTCACGAACTTCGATGATCAAGACTACCGATACCATCATTGCTATCGGGTCTTCGACTGGCGGTACTGAGGCCGTGAAGAACCTTTTGGAAATGCTGCCGCCGGATACGCCACCGATTCTCATTACCCAGCATATGCCGGAGCGCTTTACGAAGACCTGGGCCGATCGCATGAACAGCCTCTGCCGGATTTCCGTCAAAGAGGCTGAAGATGGGGACAGTGTGTTGCCGGGGCATGCGTTAGTCGCGCCGGGCGGCTATCACATGACGCTGGAGCGGAGTGGGGCTCGCTATACGGTTCGGATCAATCAGGACCCTCCGGTGAATCGCCATCGGCCGTCGGTGGATGTGACGTTTGCCTCAGTGGCTCGGTGCGCCGGCGCCAACGCGGTTGGGGTGATTCTCACCGGGATGGGCGGTGACGGCGCGAAGGAACTGTTGACGATGAAGCAGGCCGGCGCTTTCACGATTGCGCAGGACGAAGCGAGTTGTGTTGTGTTTGGGATGCCCAAGGAAGCAATCAAAGCCGGTGCGGTCGATAAAGTTCTGCCGCTGAGTGAGATTGCCGGTGCGATCTTGGCTCACGTGAGCCGCTGA
- a CDS encoding type II secretion system protein M: MTQSFRERWRQMSQRERTLVLAGGIVLGLSLLFILIVDPLLDTLDRLGRQEVRKQKELAELTVLGQAYLTKRERLTKTESRMPGADSHFSLLTFMEEAATTAHVRERITSMQPQVQSLAQGYEETAVDLRLDGIQLPDLLALLVAIDQAPYDLQVRHLQIRPKFDNPVNLDATVRVLSYAKS; the protein is encoded by the coding sequence ATGACGCAGAGCTTTCGAGAACGCTGGCGCCAGATGTCGCAACGTGAGCGCACCCTTGTCCTGGCAGGCGGCATTGTGCTTGGCCTTAGCCTCCTCTTTATCCTGATCGTCGACCCCCTGTTGGACACCCTGGACCGCCTCGGGCGCCAAGAGGTTCGAAAGCAGAAAGAGCTGGCCGAACTCACGGTGCTCGGCCAAGCCTATCTCACCAAACGGGAGCGCTTGACCAAGACCGAGAGTCGCATGCCCGGAGCCGACAGCCATTTCTCCCTGCTGACGTTCATGGAGGAAGCGGCCACCACCGCCCATGTGCGCGAGCGCATCACCAGCATGCAGCCGCAAGTCCAATCGCTGGCGCAAGGTTACGAAGAAACGGCCGTCGATCTCCGATTGGACGGCATCCAATTGCCGGACTTGCTGGCATTACTCGTGGCCATTGATCAAGCCCCGTACGACCTTCAGGTTCGCCACCTGCAGATCCGCCCAAAATTCGACAATCCGGTCAATCTCGACGCAACCGTGCGGGTCTTGAGCTATGCGAAAAGCTGA
- the gspN gene encoding type II secretion system protein GspN has protein sequence MAGGLKNPQGPVDRSDVSIPRCRSMDGAGMGDDRRIMTIKWPEAWREILAWTGGGISILVLCLIATFPYGMLQARIVAELTRATGMDVRVTDWTVGLPPGLEWRDVTLSKPSWIPIQLATMQAKLGVTSALSGTLGLDLVAKLTETASSTDLAKGIIMASSLSFDGPITIKGQVQHVDLSKLLRRYVTHGTLTGNFSHRVNSAQTTLTAMKGEGMWTAEATDLVIDQIPLGNGRTLSLTFSQVIAGLTCRDLRCDVTQLKGDGIDGSFTGEGYLTLQQPIQQSLVNLTVTVVPGPGFASKAGTLGFPSPPPGTPMTVKIVGTLAQARIAL, from the coding sequence ATGGCCGGCGGTCTCAAAAATCCCCAAGGCCCTGTTGATCGAAGTGACGTTTCAATACCCCGATGCCGATCCATGGACGGTGCGGGAATGGGTGACGATCGGCGCATCATGACCATCAAATGGCCTGAAGCATGGCGAGAAATCTTAGCGTGGACAGGAGGGGGAATCTCCATCCTGGTGCTGTGTCTGATCGCGACGTTCCCGTACGGAATGCTCCAGGCACGGATCGTGGCGGAACTCACGCGGGCCACGGGGATGGACGTCCGAGTGACCGATTGGACAGTAGGCCTCCCACCCGGTCTTGAATGGCGAGACGTCACCTTATCGAAACCGAGCTGGATCCCAATCCAGTTGGCCACGATGCAAGCCAAGCTCGGCGTCACATCCGCGCTAAGCGGCACGCTCGGGCTCGATCTCGTCGCAAAACTGACGGAGACCGCGTCCTCGACAGACCTCGCGAAAGGCATCATCATGGCCTCGTCGCTGTCCTTCGACGGCCCCATCACAATCAAGGGACAGGTGCAACACGTGGACCTGTCCAAACTCCTCCGCCGCTATGTCACGCACGGTACACTCACCGGCAACTTCTCCCACCGCGTCAACTCCGCCCAGACGACCCTCACCGCGATGAAGGGGGAAGGAATGTGGACAGCCGAAGCGACGGACCTGGTGATCGATCAAATTCCCCTCGGAAACGGGCGCACCCTGTCGCTCACATTCAGCCAGGTCATAGCCGGACTGACATGCCGCGACCTCCGTTGCGATGTGACGCAACTGAAGGGCGATGGCATCGACGGCTCTTTTACAGGCGAAGGATACCTCACCCTCCAGCAGCCCATACAACAGAGCCTCGTGAATCTCACGGTAACGGTTGTCCCCGGCCCAGGATTTGCCTCGAAAGCCGGTACACTGGGCTTTCCCTCGCCGCCGCCTGGAACGCCTATGACCGTTAAGATCGTCGGGACCTTGGCACAAGCAAGGATTGCATTGTAA
- a CDS encoding STAS domain-containing protein codes for MAMQTKERPVPNGVILEMTGDLTYANREQFKTAVEAIRQKGCRHLILNMAEVRFVDSSGLGLLALVSQNFKLSQAKVSMLKPQSYVREIMSLANIQKLIPVYDNEQDALTGHQRAA; via the coding sequence ATGGCGATGCAAACAAAAGAACGCCCCGTGCCGAACGGTGTGATTCTTGAGATGACGGGTGATCTCACTTATGCCAATCGTGAACAGTTCAAGACAGCGGTTGAAGCGATCCGACAGAAGGGCTGTCGTCATCTGATTTTAAACATGGCCGAAGTTCGTTTCGTGGACAGTTCCGGCCTCGGCTTGCTGGCGCTTGTGTCTCAGAATTTCAAGTTGAGTCAGGCAAAAGTAAGCATGCTGAAGCCGCAAAGTTATGTTCGGGAAATTATGAGCCTGGCTAACATTCAGAAACTGATTCCAGTCTATGATAATGAGCAGGATGCTTTGACCGGACATCAGCGCGCAGCCTAA
- a CDS encoding STAS domain-containing protein, giving the protein MPITQRPWRDTTMIHVEDVCTHRNRKEFSSVVMAFKASNIRHLIVNLHDAVYVDSAAIGLLALTSQQLTADERQISLVGPQGTVRQILEMANIDKMIAVFPTEDAAAAARAA; this is encoded by the coding sequence ATGCCGATTACTCAACGCCCTTGGCGTGATACGACCATGATCCATGTTGAGGACGTGTGCACCCATCGCAATCGTAAAGAGTTTTCATCTGTGGTGATGGCGTTTAAGGCGTCAAACATTCGTCATCTCATCGTGAACTTGCACGATGCGGTCTATGTGGACAGTGCCGCCATCGGGCTGTTGGCTCTGACGTCTCAACAGCTCACGGCTGACGAGCGACAAATCAGTCTGGTTGGTCCGCAAGGTACCGTGAGGCAGATTCTCGAGATGGCAAATATCGATAAGATGATTGCGGTATTTCCGACGGAAGATGCCGCGGCTGCCGCTCGAGCCGCATAG
- a CDS encoding prepilin-type N-terminal cleavage/methylation domain-containing protein, giving the protein MAHDGHRAKPNEDGFTLLEVLLAIALLAIALPILLGLRNFDLGLQERASELTSATLLAQEKLLETELSGQYAIGETSGEFLNLPLGVQTNIQAVPRAVGYRWKRTIAPTPLELVREIRIKVSWLRGEFEESLEVSTYVFASRSTF; this is encoded by the coding sequence ATGGCCCACGATGGACATCGAGCCAAGCCTAACGAAGATGGATTCACGCTACTCGAAGTGCTACTCGCCATCGCCCTGCTGGCAATCGCGCTCCCGATTCTGCTTGGCCTCAGGAATTTCGACCTGGGACTTCAAGAGAGAGCGTCCGAACTGACCTCCGCCACCCTGTTGGCCCAAGAGAAACTATTGGAGACTGAACTTTCAGGACAATATGCGATCGGGGAAACCAGCGGGGAGTTCCTGAACCTCCCGCTTGGTGTACAAACCAACATCCAAGCAGTTCCGAGAGCGGTCGGGTACAGATGGAAACGGACGATCGCCCCTACTCCATTGGAGTTGGTTCGGGAGATCCGGATCAAAGTCTCGTGGCTGCGGGGCGAGTTTGAAGAATCACTAGAGGTCAGCACCTATGTCTTTGCCAGCCGTTCCACGTTCTAA
- a CDS encoding response regulator — translation MNLPLPADHLLVIDPCLETQSRIAHYVKDRGFAVMSVPDAVAAMAKLEEVAPDIVITDMFLQDGAGLALLKELKARHEPFPVIVMGHNAPEPLIVEALRGGAIDYLHKPITEEELSSVLQRAQDFLPCYPLDVPGARQFDYELTVDTDPANIPGVISWLLKMTASALPPVQRIHIQGALQELLFNAVEHGNLEIQDREKQEALADGCYDQLLAQRLAQSRLRARRVMIRVFHERSNNHLEYRITDEGKGFPWRTVLTRSQEMRESEGASGRGILLTRAFFPSLTYNERGNEVTITVPMG, via the coding sequence ATGAATTTGCCACTACCAGCTGATCATCTCTTGGTCATTGATCCTTGTTTGGAGACGCAATCTCGTATTGCGCACTATGTGAAAGACAGAGGGTTTGCGGTTATGAGCGTCCCGGACGCTGTGGCTGCGATGGCCAAGCTTGAGGAGGTCGCTCCTGATATCGTGATCACCGACATGTTTCTTCAGGACGGTGCCGGATTGGCATTGCTCAAGGAACTCAAGGCTCGGCATGAGCCATTCCCAGTGATTGTTATGGGGCACAATGCGCCGGAACCGCTTATTGTCGAGGCCCTGCGTGGCGGGGCGATCGATTATCTACATAAGCCGATTACCGAAGAAGAGCTGTCCTCTGTGCTGCAGCGTGCTCAGGACTTCTTGCCCTGTTATCCGTTGGACGTGCCAGGGGCTCGACAATTTGACTATGAATTAACCGTTGATACGGATCCTGCGAATATCCCCGGGGTTATTTCGTGGCTCCTCAAGATGACCGCTTCCGCATTACCGCCGGTCCAGAGAATCCATATTCAGGGTGCGCTGCAAGAGTTGCTCTTTAATGCCGTTGAACATGGGAATCTGGAGATTCAGGATCGTGAAAAACAGGAGGCCCTGGCCGACGGTTGTTATGATCAGTTATTGGCTCAACGCTTGGCGCAGTCTCGTCTCAGAGCACGCCGCGTGATGATTCGTGTGTTTCATGAGCGGAGCAACAACCACTTGGAGTACCGAATCACCGATGAGGGAAAGGGATTTCCGTGGCGGACTGTGCTGACGCGATCTCAGGAGATGCGCGAATCTGAGGGCGCGAGCGGCCGAGGGATTCTACTGACGCGAGCCTTCTTTCCCAGTCTGACTTACAACGAACGGGGAAATGAGGTCACGATCACGGTGCCGATGGGGTAG
- the gspF gene encoding type II secretion system protein GspF, with protein sequence MDCRAPLGPARYVRSPLIMPVYQYQGYRNDGGTTTGIIDAENPKVARLKLRKEGVYPTDVVEQSQAPTHSHEQSRGRSERSIGRSATLASTDLALLTRQFATLLVAGLPLVEALGVLVDQAEKKPIKALLADIREQVRGGKALSAVLETYEKDFSPIYVHMVRAGETSGALDQILFRLTEFLEKQLALRNKVTNAMLYPLIMLVIGSAILFFLITFVVPKITMVFAQQKQALPWPTVALMSISQFFADYWMILVGVLLGGLYMARRFIRTGAGHMMADRMILRLPLIGDVARMVSISRLTSTLATMLASGVQLLDAMDVSKRVMNNRVLEETVEAARQNIREGETIADPLKRSGEFPALVTHMIAVGEKSGEMEEMLRRVSQIYDGEVERVIARLTSLMEPVMILAMGTVVLFIVVAILLPIFEMGQMVR encoded by the coding sequence ATGGACTGTCGGGCACCGCTCGGTCCAGCCCGATACGTCCGGAGTCCGCTGATCATGCCGGTCTATCAATACCAGGGCTACCGAAACGACGGCGGAACCACGACCGGGATCATCGATGCGGAGAACCCCAAGGTCGCCCGCCTCAAACTGAGGAAAGAGGGCGTCTATCCGACCGATGTTGTTGAGCAGAGCCAAGCCCCGACCCACTCGCACGAACAATCCCGCGGCCGCTCCGAGCGATCCATCGGCCGATCGGCCACTCTCGCCTCCACCGACCTGGCGCTCCTGACCAGGCAGTTTGCAACACTGCTCGTAGCCGGCCTTCCGTTGGTCGAAGCCCTCGGCGTCTTAGTGGACCAAGCCGAGAAGAAACCCATCAAGGCGCTCCTCGCCGATATCCGAGAGCAAGTCCGAGGGGGGAAAGCATTGAGTGCCGTCTTGGAAACGTACGAGAAAGATTTCTCTCCGATCTATGTGCACATGGTACGGGCCGGCGAGACCAGTGGTGCACTGGATCAGATTCTGTTCCGGCTCACAGAGTTCTTGGAGAAACAACTGGCCCTGAGGAACAAAGTCACCAATGCGATGCTCTACCCGCTCATCATGCTCGTGATCGGGTCGGCGATCCTCTTTTTCCTCATTACGTTTGTCGTTCCCAAGATTACGATGGTGTTCGCGCAACAGAAACAAGCCTTGCCGTGGCCGACGGTCGCCTTGATGTCCATCAGCCAGTTCTTTGCCGACTACTGGATGATATTGGTCGGGGTTCTCCTCGGAGGCCTCTATATGGCGCGACGATTCATTCGGACCGGTGCCGGTCACATGATGGCGGACCGGATGATCCTGAGACTCCCCTTGATCGGAGACGTCGCGCGGATGGTGTCCATTTCCAGACTCACCAGCACGCTGGCCACGATGTTGGCCAGCGGGGTTCAGCTGCTGGACGCAATGGATGTCTCGAAACGCGTCATGAACAATCGCGTGCTGGAAGAAACGGTCGAAGCGGCACGGCAAAATATCCGCGAGGGCGAGACGATCGCCGATCCGCTCAAGCGAAGCGGAGAATTTCCGGCCCTGGTCACCCACATGATCGCCGTCGGTGAAAAAAGCGGCGAGATGGAGGAAATGTTACGCCGAGTGAGTCAAATCTACGACGGAGAAGTGGAACGGGTTATCGCCCGCTTGACCTCGCTCATGGAGCCGGTCATGATCCTGGCCATGGGTACCGTCGTCCTCTTCATCGTCGTCGCGATTCTCTTGCCCATCTTCGAAATGGGCCAGATGGTTCGATAA
- a CDS encoding general secretion pathway protein GspK codes for MRKADERGVALLLALLVLTLLTAMILEFDAEARREYRAAAAFRDDYKTGMLTRAGVQAARAVLLQDLLREKTTGQKYDAPTDIWAMPIKNYPIGDGFLTAQIQDETGKFNLNDLASATGGDIEQKKKILRAKRLFELLRVSPTLVDALIDWTDQDEVPQPAGAESLYYQSLRPPYRAANSPLPGLGDLRLIKGFTPEIIERISPYVTVFPQEGGVPMNLNTADPIILQTLDPSVTQTMAIEIVQGRPYKTKVELDRVSSFQEIGRTLRNDYDVKSDYFSARLAITVNDTTKSSLVILKRDAAKGESTVEYLRIL; via the coding sequence ATGCGAAAAGCTGATGAACGAGGCGTCGCACTGCTCTTAGCCCTCCTGGTGCTCACGCTGCTCACCGCCATGATTCTTGAGTTCGATGCGGAAGCGCGCCGTGAATACCGAGCCGCCGCCGCCTTTCGGGACGACTACAAAACAGGCATGCTGACCCGAGCTGGCGTGCAGGCCGCGCGAGCTGTGCTGCTGCAGGATCTCTTGCGTGAGAAGACGACGGGGCAGAAATACGATGCGCCAACCGATATCTGGGCCATGCCGATCAAGAACTATCCGATTGGGGACGGATTTCTGACCGCGCAGATCCAGGATGAGACAGGAAAGTTCAACCTGAATGACCTTGCATCGGCTACGGGAGGCGACATTGAACAGAAGAAGAAAATCCTCCGAGCCAAGCGATTGTTTGAACTGCTCAGAGTCAGCCCCACTCTGGTTGATGCGCTAATCGATTGGACCGACCAGGATGAAGTGCCTCAGCCAGCTGGCGCCGAGAGCCTCTACTACCAATCGTTGAGGCCACCCTATCGGGCCGCGAATAGCCCGTTACCTGGACTGGGAGATCTCCGGCTCATCAAGGGATTCACGCCTGAAATTATCGAGCGGATCTCCCCCTACGTAACGGTTTTCCCACAAGAGGGAGGCGTGCCGATGAACCTCAACACCGCAGATCCCATCATCCTTCAGACGTTGGATCCAAGTGTCACCCAAACGATGGCCATAGAGATCGTCCAAGGACGCCCATACAAGACGAAAGTGGAACTCGATCGGGTGAGTAGCTTTCAGGAAATCGGCCGAACCCTACGAAATGACTATGATGTGAAATCGGATTATTTCTCGGCGCGGTTAGCCATCACCGTCAATGACACCACGAAGAGCTCGCTGGTTATTTTGAAACGAGATGCCGCTAAGGGAGAGAGCACGGTGGAATATCTGAGAATTTTGTAG